GCGGTGCTCGCCGACGCCGGCACCGACACGGTGCTCTGGGCGCGGCGCCCGGAGCTGGCCGAGACCGTCACGGCCACGCACCAGAACCCCGACTACCTGCCCGGCGTGCCGCTGCCGCCGTCGCTGACGGCGACGCACGACGCGGCGGCGGCGCTCGACGGCGCCGACTTCGTGGTGCTGGCCATCCCGTCTCAGACGCTGCGCGAGAACCTCGCCGAGTGGGCGCCGCTGGTGCCGCGCGACGCGGTGCTGGTGTCGTTGATGAAGGGCATCGAACTCGGCACCACCAAGCGCATGAGCGAGGTCATCGGCGAGGTCGCGGACGTGCCGTTCGACCGGATCGCGGTCGTGAGCGGGCCGAACCTCGCGAAGGAGATCGCCTCCAAGCAGCCGGCCGCGACCGTCGTCGCCTGCGCCGACGGCGCCGCCGCCGAACGCCTCCAGGCGGCGTCGCTGACGCGGTACTTCCGGCCGTACACGAACACCGACGTCGTCGGCTGCGAGCTCGGCGGCGCCGTGAAGAACGTCATCGCGCTGGCCTGCGGCATGGCCGAGGGGATGGGGTTCGGCGACAACACCAAGGCGTCGATCATCACCCGCGGCCTCGCCGAGATGGCGCGGCTGGGGGCGGCGCTGGGGGCCGACCCGCTGACGTTCGCCGGGCTGGCCGGGCTCGGCGACCTGGTCGCGACCTGCACGTCGCCGCTGTCGCGCAACCGGACCGTCGGCGAGCAGCTCGGCCGCGGCCGGACGCTGGAGGAGATCCAGCAGGGCATGCGGATGGTCGCGGAGGGCGTGAAGTCGAGCCGGTCCATCCTCGACCTGGCCACCAAGCACGACGTGGAGATGCCGATCGCGCAGCACGTCGCGCACGTCGTCCACGACGGGATGACGCCGCAGGACATGCTGCGGTCGCTGATGTCCCGCGAGGCGAAGGCGGAGACCGAGTGAACGGCTCCTCCTCCGACGACGTCTACACCCGCGCGGTCCACCTGCCGGAGCCGCCGGTGCCTGCCGAGCGCCCGGTCGGGCTGCCGACGTACCGGACGAGCGCGTTCGTCTTCTCCTCCGCGGAGGAGTACGCCGACGTGCTCGGCAACCGCGCCCCCGGCTACGTCTACAGCCGGATCGACAACCCCACCTCCGACGCGTTCGCGCACGCCGTGGCGGCGCTGGAGGGCGGCGAGGCGGCGCAGCCGTTCGCGAGCGGCATGGCGGCCATCTCGACCACGCTGCTGACGTTCCTGTCGGCGGGCGACCACGTGGTGGCGCAGGCGTCGCTCTACGGCGGGACATACTCGGTGCTCGCGCACCTGCTGCCGCGGTTCGGGATGTCGGTGACGTTCGCCGGGTCGGTCGAGGAGGCCGTGGCCGCGGTGCGGCCGGAGACCCGCATCGTCTACGCCGAGACGATCGCCAACCCCACGCTCACCGTCGCCGACCTGCCCGCGCTCGCGTCGGTCGCGCACGAGGCGGGCGCGCTGCTCCTCGTGGACTCGACGTTCGCGACGCCGGTCGTCTGCCGGCCGCTGGAGTGGGGCGCCGACGTGGTGCTGCACTCGGCGACGAAGTTCCTCGGCGGCCACACCGACGCCACCGGCGGCGTCGCCGTCGGCTCGGCCGAGCTGATGCGGCGGGTGCGGGCGCTGCGTGCGGACCTCGGCGGCGCGCTCGCGCCGGACGAGGCGTTCCTGCTGCACCGGGGGATCGCGACGTTGCCGCTGCGGGTGGACCGGCAGTGCGAGACGGCGCTGGCGTTCGCGACGGCGCTCGCCGCGCACCCGGCCGTCGAGGCGGTGCACTACCCGGGGCTGCCGGAGGACCCGGGGCACGGGCTGGCGGGCAAGCTGTTCGACGCCCGGCGCGGGTCGACGCGGTACGGCGCGGTCGTCACGGTCGCGCCGCGCGGCGGCCGCGAGGCGGGGCAGGCGATGTGCGACGGGCTGCGGCTCGCCTACAACGCCACCTCGCTCGGCGGCACCGTGACGAAGGTGAGCCACGTCGCGTCCACGACGCACCGCCAGCTCGACGACGCGGCGTTGCGGGCGGCGGGCATCGCGCCGTCGGCGGTGCGCGTGTCGATCGGGCTCGAGGACCCGGACGACCTGGTCGCGGACTTCACCCAGGCGCTCAACGGGCGATGAGCCGCGCCCGCATCTGCGGGTGCACCTGGCAGTAGAGCGTGTACTCGCCGGCCGGCAGCCGGCCGAGGTCGACGGTGTCGGTGCGATCGCCGCCCCGCCCCAGCACCCTCGTGACGGCGACCGTGCGCCCCGGAACGACATCCACCGCGACGTTGTGCGGCAGCGCCGAGTTGTTCGCGAAGCTCAGGTGCGCCGGCACGCCGGCGACCGTCGCGTAGCAGTCGTCGTCGAACTCCGTCACGTCCCGGGACGTCTTCACCACGATCGTGACCGAGCCGTTCGCCGGGCAGCCGGCGTCGGGGACCACCGTCACCGGCACCGGGGGGCGGGCCGGCTCCGCCACCGGGCGGGAGCGGACGGCGAGCGCCACGCCGGCCACCCCCGCGACGGCGACGGCGCAGCCGGCGACCGCGAGCGTCGCGCGGGTGGCGCGGCGGCGGCGGACGGTACGGACGAGGGCGTCGGTCACGGCGGGCACGGCGGGGGCCTCCTCGGCGCGGTCGCGCAGCAGCGCGCGCAGGTCGTCGGTCAGGTCAGGCATCGAGCACCTCGTCGGTCGACAGGTCCGCGCGCAGGATCGCCAGGGCACGGGAGACGGTGGACTTCACCGTGCCGGTGCGGCAGCCGAGGCGTTCGGCGGTCTCCGCCTCGGAGAGGTCGAGGTAGAACCGCAGCACCAGCGCGGCGCGCTGCCGCGTGGTGAGCCGGCGCAACGCCGCCCACAGCCGGTCGCGCGTCGCCACGTCCGGCAGCTCGTACGGCGCGGGGCCCGCGGTGTCGGCGTGGGCGCGTTCGAGGCGGAGCCGGCGGGCACGGTTGCGGACCCGGTTGACGACGGCGCGGTGCAGGTACGCGCCGAACGCGTCCGGGTCGCGCAGCGCGCCGAGCCGCGACGCGGCGGTGAGGAACGCCTCCTGCGCGACGTCCTCGGCGGCGGCGCGGTCGCCGGTGAGCAGGTACGCGAGCCGGGTCGCGCCCGGCAGGTGCGCGCGGTACAGCTCGGCGACGCGGTCGGCCGTCGCGGGCACGCGCTCCCTCCCTCCGGCGTCGATCGTGGCAGCGTCCACGAGAGGGAGACACGCGGGGCGCCCGGGCGGTTCCACGTAGGCTCCCCGGGTGTCCCGCATCAGACTCGCCGTGATCTTCGGCGGCCGCAGCACCGAGCACTCCATCTCCTGCGTCTCCGCCGGCAGCGTGCTGCGCGCGGTGGACCGGGAGAAGTACGACGTGGTGCCGATCGGCATCGCGCCGGACGGGCGGTGGGTGCTCGCGGCCGACGACCCGGCGGCGTTGGAGGCGCACGGGCGGGAGCTGCCGAGCGTCGACGCGGCGACCGGCGCGGCGGTGGCGCTCGCGGGTGACCCGAGCGTCAAGGGCCTGCTCGTGCTGGAGCCGGGCGACGTGCCGCGCGCGCTGACCAGCGTGGACGTGGTGTTCCCGCTGCTGCACGGCCCGTACGGCGAGGACGGCACGGTGCAGGGGCTGCTCGAGCTGGCCGGGGTGCCGTACGTCGGCAGCGGCGTGCTGGCGAGCGCGGTCTGCATGGACAAGGAGTTCATGAAGGTGCTGCTGGCGGCGCGCGGGCTGCCGGTGGGGCCGTACGCGGTGCTGCGCCGCGGCGACGACGCGGCGGCGGCGACCGCGCACCTGGTGTACCCGCTGTTCGTGAAGCCGGCCCGCGGCGGGTCCAGCCTCGGCATCTCGAAGGTGACGTCACCGGACGGGCTGGCGGCGGCGCTGGAGACGGCGTGGGCGAACGACCCGAAGGCGGTCGTGGAGCAGATGGTCCCGGGCCGCGAGCTGGAGTGCGCGGTGCTCCAGGGGCGCGGCGGCGCGGCGCCGGAGACCAGCCTGCCGGCCGAGGTGCTGGTGGCCGGCGACTGGTACGACTTCGACGCGAAGTACCTGGACGAGGCGACGGAGTTCGCGGTGCCGGCCGACCTGCCGGACGACGTGACGGCGCGGGTGCGGGACCTCGCGGCGCGGGCGTTCACCGCGACCGGGTGCGCGGGGCTGGCACGTGTCGACTTCTTCCTCACCGGCGACGAGCTGGTCGTCAACGAGGTCAACACGATGCCCGGCTTCACGCCGCAGTCGATGTACCCGCGGATGTGGGCGGCGACCGGCGTCGGGTACCCGGAGCTGGTGGACCGGCTGGTGACGCTGGCGCTGGAGAGCGGGACCGGGCTGCGTTAGGGCGCCGTCAGGACATGGCCCGGACGGCGTCGGTGAGCGGTGCGAGCCGGTCGCCGGACCAGTGGCGGGGGATCGTCACCGAGACGTTGACGAACGCCCTCGGCAACGACCACACGACCGCGTCGGCGCGTTCCTCCGGGAACCAGCCGATGCCGTTGACGGTGAAGAGCTGGTCGCCGGGCTGGTAGACGGTGGACGCGGGGGCGCCGCAGCGGACGACGATCGGCGGGTCGCCGTACGCGGCGACGTGCGGGTCGGCGGGGCGGGTGGGGCGGCGGGACAGGCCGTCGCCGAGCGAGCGGGGCAGCTTCGCCGCGAACCGCGCGCAACGCTCCGCCGCGGCCGTGGGCACCGCGTCGACGGCGACCGGCTTGGCCGGGTGCGAGCAGGCCGGGAACGCGACGGCGGCGGCGCCGCAGAGCAGCACCGCCGCCACGCGCATCGATCGCGGACTTACAGGTGGACGACCGGGCAGGTCAGCGTGCGGGTGATGCCGTCGACCGACTGCACCCGCGCGACGACGAGCTTGCCCAGCTCGTCGACGTTGCGCGCCTCGGCGCGCACGATCACGTCGTACGGGCCGGTGACGTCCTCGGCGTTCGTGACGCCCTTGATCTCCTGGATCGCCTTGGCGACCGAGGCCGCCTTCCCGACCTCGGTCTGGATCAGGATGTAGGCCTGGACCATGGGCACCTTCCTTCGGCAACGTTGTCGGAGCGGCCGACGCTACACGAAGGCCCGGCTACGGCGTGTACGACCAGGAGACGTTGACCGTCGGCTCGCCGGTGAGGTTGCACGGCACGATCGTGTACTTGCCGGCCTTGGTGATCCGCGTGGAGATCATCTCGACGGTGTTCGGGTCCTCGCCGTCGGCGGAGGAGACGACGGTGCCCTTCGAGCTGAGCAGGTCGACCGCCCAGTCGGCCTTGTTGTCGAGCAGCACCTTGAACCGGCCCGGCCACTTGATGTCGACCGTGATGCCCTTCTCCCGCGGGTACTGCGCGGGCAGCGCCGAGTCGCAGCCCTCGCGGCTGCGCGGGACGCTCGCGCTCGGGTCCGGCGTGTTGTCGGTGAACTTCTGGCTGCCCTTGAACGGCTTGGGCTTCGGCTTGGAGGCGGCGGACGCGGGGCCGGCGAGGCCGGCGGCGACGACGAGCGCGGTCGCGAGGACGAGGGGTCGGTTCATAGGGAACGCTCCTGGGTGACGGGCGAGGGGGGTCCAGTCACGGCGTCCCTTCTGCGGCGGGCGGCGCCCCTCCTGCATCCGTAGGGTGACGGTATGGAACGCCTCGGTGAGGTCGGCGAGTTCGGCCTGATCGCGCGGCTGCGCGCCGGGCTGGCGACCGGCCCCGCGGCCCTGGTCGGCCCCGGCGACGACGCCGCGGTCGTGGCGGCGCCGGACGGGCGGGTCGTGGCGACGACCGACCTGCTCGTGGAGGGCAGGCACTTCCGGCTGGACTGGTCCACGCCGTACGACGTGGGCCGCAAGGCGGCCGCGCAGAACCTCGCCGACGTCGCGGCGATGGGCGCGGTGCCGACGGCGTTGCTGGTGGGGTTCGGGGCACCGGCGTCGCTGCCGGTGGCGGACGCGGAGGCGTTCGCGCGCGGGCTGTCGGACGAGGCGGCGCGGGCCGGGGCGGTCGTGGTCGGCGGCGACGTCGTGGCCTGCGAGCAGGTCGTCTTGGCGGTGACGGCGCTCGGCGACCTGGGCGGGCGCGCGCCGGTGCCGCGGTCCGGGGCGCGGCCGGGCGACCTGCTCGTCGTCGCGGGCACGCTGGGCGGCTCGGCGGCCGGGCTGGCGGCGTTGCGGGCGGGCGTGGACGGGCTGGCCGTGGTCGACGCGCACCGGGTCCCCGCGCCGCCGTACGCCGCCGGGCCGCTGCTCGCGGACGCGGGCGCGACGGCGATGATCGACGTGTCCGACGGGCTGACCGGCGACCTCGCGCACGTCGCCGACGCGTCCCGCGTGGGGTTCGAGGTGGACGTGGCGGCGCTGCCCCGGCACCCCGGCCTGGCCAACGCCGCCAACGCGCTCGGCGCGGACCTCGTGCCGTGGCTGCTCGCGGGCGGGGAGGACCACGCGCTGGTGGCGACGTTGCCGGCGCCGGCCGACGGGCCGTGGGTCGTGGTGGGGCGCGCGGTCGCGGAGCCGGGCATCCGGTGGGTGGGTGCCGAGGTCGTGCCGGAGTCGTTCGACCACTTCGGCGGCGGGTCGTGACGCCGCCGCGGGTGCTGTCGGTCGCCGGGTCCGACTCCGGCGGGGGGGCGGGGATCCAGGCGGACCTGAAGACGTTGCTGGCGCTCGGCTGCCACGGCATGACCGCGATCACGGCGGTCACGGCGCAGAACTCCGTCGGCGTGCAGGGCTGGTGGCCGCTGCCGGTCGAGGCGGTGCGGGCACAGCTGCGTTCGGTCGTGGACGACATCGGCGTCGACGCGGTGAAGGTCGGGATGCTCGGCACCGCCGAGGTCGCGGCGGCGGTCGCCGACGAGCTGGCCGGGGTGGGTGTGCCGGTCGTCGTGGACCCGGTCTGCGTGTCGAAGCACGGCGACGCGCTGCTCTCGCCGGAGGCGCTCGACGTGCTGCGTACGCGGGTGATCCCGCTCGCCACCGTGGTGACGCCGAACCTCGACGAGGTGGCGGCGTTGACCGGGGTGGTCGTGTCGGGGGAGGCGGGGCTGCGGGAGGCGGCGGAGGCGGTGCACGCGCTGGGCGCGGCGTGGACGCTGGTGAAGGGCGGTCACCTGGCCGGCGAGGCGGTGGACCTGCTCTGGCCGGGCGGGGAGCGTTACGCGGCGCCGCGGCTGGACAACCGGCACACGCACGGGACCGGCTGCACGCTGGCGTCGGCGATCGCGGCGCGGCTGGCGCACGGCGACGCGGTGCCGGAGGCGGTGCGCGCGGCGAAGGCGTACGTGACGGGGGCTATCGGCGCGGGGTTCGCGCTGGGCTCAGGGATCGGCCCGGTCGACCACGGGTGGCGGCTTCGTTAGGAAGCCCGCGCCACCTTGCCGGACTTGATGCACGAGGTGCAGACGTTCAGCCGCTTCGGCGTCTTGCCGACGAGCGCGCGGACGCGCTGGATGTTCGGGTTCCAGCGGCGGCGGGTGCGCCGGTGGGAGTGGGAGACCGACATGCCGAAGCCCGGCCCCTTGCCACAGACGTCGCAGACGCTCGCCACTGCACTACCTTCCTCGGCGCACCATGAAAGACGCCCCGTACGGGGCAACCCGCACAGGGTACGCAGGCCCCCCGGGACGAGGCAAGCGGCGGCGGGTCAGAGCGGCCGGGACAGCGTGGCGAAGCTGTCGCAGCGCACCGTCCGCGCGGCCTCCAGGATCCAGTAGGCGCACTGCACCACGGTCTCGCCGTCGTCGGTGCCGGGCACCGGGCCGTACCAGAGGTTCGGGAAGCCCGGCTCGCGGCGCACGCGCCGTCGTACGGGTCGTCGCAGCGGGAGAAGATCCACGCCGTCACGGTCAGCCGCTGGTACTCGTCCGGCTGCTCCTGCGCGACCCACGCGTCCAGCCGGTCCAGGAACCCCTCGAGCGCCCAGGGCGGCCTACGGCGCACCCAGCCTCGCCCGGAGCTCGTCCAGGTCGTCGGGGCGTACCGGCTCGGCCAGCCGCTCACCCGCGCCGGCGAGCCAGGCGGCAACGGCCTCCGCGTCCGCGGCCGGCTCCTCGTCGTCGTCGTCGTCGCGGGCGGACGCGAAATACTCCCGGAGCCACTCCGGCTGGATCTTCGCGCTCGTGCGCGGGCGGCGGTCGCGGTCGGCCCGCTGCCACGGCGGCTCGGTGTGGGTGAGGCGTTCGAGGTCGTTGCCGCTGAGCCGGCCGTACCGGCTGACGACGTAGCCGACGGTGTTCAACGCCGCCTCGTCGAGCGGCGGCGCGTCGCCGGGGACGAGCCGCTCCTTCTCCTCGAACCAGAGCTGGCCGACGACCGGACCCATGTCCCACGCCGAGATCGACTCGCGGAACAGCGGCTCGCCGAAGGTCGCGAGGTGGTGCCCCTGGCAGTAGTACAGGAGCTTGTGCAGCTTCTTCGTCGGCAGGCCCGGGACGCGCTCGCGCAGGGCGGCGGCGACGGCGTGCGCGGACGTGGTCATGCTCCTGAGGATAGGAGGTCGGGGGCGGCGTGCCGGGGCGCGACGCACCGGGGGTGGATCGAACGTGTGTTCGAGTGTAGCACGGTGGGCGGGGCGCCGTAGAGTCCGCGCATGGCGCTGGACCGGCTGGACGCGGCGGCGGTACGCCGCTGGCTCGGCGCCGCGCGCCGCGACCTGGAGGCGCACCGGGCGGAGATCGACGAGCTCAACGTGTACCCGGTCCCGGACGGCGACACCGGCACCAACCTGGCGCTGACGATGGAGTCGGTGGCCGCCGCGCTGGCCGAGGCGGGCGACGACCTGGCGGCGGTCTGCGCGGCCGCCGCGCGGGGCGCGCTGCTCGGCGCGCGCGGCAACTCCGGCGTGATCCTCAGCCAGCTCCTGCGCGGCGCGGGCGAGGTGCTCGGCGCGACGGCGGGGGCGGACGGCGCGGACCTGCGCAAGGCGCTGCGGCGGGCGGCGGAGACGGCGTACGGCGCGGTCGCGACGCCGGTCGAGGGGACGATCCTCTCCGTCGCGAGGGCGGCGGCGGACGCGGCCGAGGCGGAGCCGTCGGGGACGCTGGCGGACGTCGTGACGGCGGCCGCGCGCGGTGCGGGGGAGGCGTTGCGGCGGACGCCGTCGCAGCTCGCGGCGCTGGCGCGGGCGGGCGTGGTGGACGCGGGCGGGCGCGGGCTCTGCGTGGTGCTCGACGCGCTGGTGCGGGTGGTCGGCGGGGCGGTCGCGGAGGAGGCGCCGGAGCCGCTGGTGCCGCGTTCGCGCAGCGCGCTCGCGGTGGCGCGGGAGGCGGGCAGCGACGAGTACGCGTACGAGGTGCAGTACCTGCTCGACGCGGCCGACGTGACGGCGTTGCGGGAACGCCTCGGCGCGCTCGGGGACTCCCTCGTCGTGGTGGGCGGCGACGGGCTGTGGAACGTCCACGTCCACGTCAACGACGTGGGCGCCGCGATCGAGGCGGGGGTCGAGGCGGGGCGGCCGCACCGGATCACGGTGACGCGGTTCGCGGACCAGACCGGGCAGGCAACGCCGTCCGCCGCGGGCGGGCGCGCGGTCGTCGCGGTGGTGCAGGGCGACGGGCTGGCCGAGCTGTACGAGGCGGCCGGCGCGGTCGTGGTGACGGGCGGGCCGAGCGCCTGCCCGTCGACGGGGATGCTGCTCGACGCGGTGCTCGCGACGGGCGCGGCCGAGGTCGTGCTGCTGCCCAACGACGGCAACGTCGCCGCCGCCGCGCTGCACGCCGCCGCGGAGGCGCGTGCGCAGGGGCGGGACGTGCACGTGGTGCCGACGCGGTCGCCGGTGCAGGGGCTCGCGGCGCTGGCGGTG
The DNA window shown above is from Mycobacteriales bacterium and carries:
- a CDS encoding NAD(P)H-dependent glycerol-3-phosphate dehydrogenase, with amino-acid sequence MLADAGTDTVLWARRPELAETVTATHQNPDYLPGVPLPPSLTATHDAAAALDGADFVVLAIPSQTLRENLAEWAPLVPRDAVLVSLMKGIELGTTKRMSEVIGEVADVPFDRIAVVSGPNLAKEIASKQPAATVVACADGAAAERLQAASLTRYFRPYTNTDVVGCELGGAVKNVIALACGMAEGMGFGDNTKASIITRGLAEMARLGAALGADPLTFAGLAGLGDLVATCTSPLSRNRTVGEQLGRGRTLEEIQQGMRMVAEGVKSSRSILDLATKHDVEMPIAQHVAHVVHDGMTPQDMLRSLMSREAKAETE
- a CDS encoding aminotransferase class I/II-fold pyridoxal phosphate-dependent enzyme, with the translated sequence MNGSSSDDVYTRAVHLPEPPVPAERPVGLPTYRTSAFVFSSAEEYADVLGNRAPGYVYSRIDNPTSDAFAHAVAALEGGEAAQPFASGMAAISTTLLTFLSAGDHVVAQASLYGGTYSVLAHLLPRFGMSVTFAGSVEEAVAAVRPETRIVYAETIANPTLTVADLPALASVAHEAGALLLVDSTFATPVVCRPLEWGADVVLHSATKFLGGHTDATGGVAVGSAELMRRVRALRADLGGALAPDEAFLLHRGIATLPLRVDRQCETALAFATALAAHPAVEAVHYPGLPEDPGHGLAGKLFDARRGSTRYGAVVTVAPRGGREAGQAMCDGLRLAYNATSLGGTVTKVSHVASTTHRQLDDAALRAAGIAPSAVRVSIGLEDPDDLVADFTQALNGR
- a CDS encoding SigE family RNA polymerase sigma factor; the protein is MPATADRVAELYRAHLPGATRLAYLLTGDRAAAEDVAQEAFLTAASRLGALRDPDAFGAYLHRAVVNRVRNRARRLRLERAHADTAGPAPYELPDVATRDRLWAALRRLTTRQRAALVLRFYLDLSEAETAERLGCRTGTVKSTVSRALAILRADLSTDEVLDA
- a CDS encoding D-alanine--D-alanine ligase family protein, with product MSRIRLAVIFGGRSTEHSISCVSAGSVLRAVDREKYDVVPIGIAPDGRWVLAADDPAALEAHGRELPSVDAATGAAVALAGDPSVKGLLVLEPGDVPRALTSVDVVFPLLHGPYGEDGTVQGLLELAGVPYVGSGVLASAVCMDKEFMKVLLAARGLPVGPYAVLRRGDDAAAATAHLVYPLFVKPARGGSSLGISKVTSPDGLAAALETAWANDPKAVVEQMVPGRELECAVLQGRGGAAPETSLPAEVLVAGDWYDFDAKYLDEATEFAVPADLPDDVTARVRDLAARAFTATGCAGLARVDFFLTGDELVVNEVNTMPGFTPQSMYPRMWAATGVGYPELVDRLVTLALESGTGLR
- a CDS encoding DUF3515 family protein, which encodes MRVAAVLLCGAAAVAFPACSHPAKPVAVDAVPTAAAERCARFAAKLPRSLGDGLSRRPTRPADPHVAAYGDPPIVVRCGAPASTVYQPGDQLFTVNGIGWFPEERADAVVWSLPRAFVNVSVTIPRHWSGDRLAPLTDAVRAMS
- a CDS encoding Lrp/AsnC ligand binding domain-containing protein; amino-acid sequence: MVQAYILIQTEVGKAASVAKAIQEIKGVTNAEDVTGPYDVIVRAEARNVDELGKLVVARVQSVDGITRTLTCPVVHL
- a CDS encoding thiamine-phosphate kinase, with amino-acid sequence MERLGEVGEFGLIARLRAGLATGPAALVGPGDDAAVVAAPDGRVVATTDLLVEGRHFRLDWSTPYDVGRKAAAQNLADVAAMGAVPTALLVGFGAPASLPVADAEAFARGLSDEAARAGAVVVGGDVVACEQVVLAVTALGDLGGRAPVPRSGARPGDLLVVAGTLGGSAAGLAALRAGVDGLAVVDAHRVPAPPYAAGPLLADAGATAMIDVSDGLTGDLAHVADASRVGFEVDVAALPRHPGLANAANALGADLVPWLLAGGEDHALVATLPAPADGPWVVVGRAVAEPGIRWVGAEVVPESFDHFGGGS
- the thiD gene encoding bifunctional hydroxymethylpyrimidine kinase/phosphomethylpyrimidine kinase, translated to MTPPRVLSVAGSDSGGGAGIQADLKTLLALGCHGMTAITAVTAQNSVGVQGWWPLPVEAVRAQLRSVVDDIGVDAVKVGMLGTAEVAAAVADELAGVGVPVVVDPVCVSKHGDALLSPEALDVLRTRVIPLATVVTPNLDEVAALTGVVVSGEAGLREAAEAVHALGAAWTLVKGGHLAGEAVDLLWPGGERYAAPRLDNRHTHGTGCTLASAIAARLAHGDAVPEAVRAAKAYVTGAIGAGFALGSGIGPVDHGWRLR
- the rpmB gene encoding 50S ribosomal protein L28, which codes for MASVCDVCGKGPGFGMSVSHSHRRTRRRWNPNIQRVRALVGKTPKRLNVCTSCIKSGKVARAS
- a CDS encoding type II toxin-antitoxin system antitoxin SocA domain-containing protein, encoding MTTSAHAVAAALRERVPGLPTKKLHKLLYYCQGHHLATFGEPLFRESISAWDMGPVVGQLWFEEKERLVPGDAPPLDEAALNTVGYVVSRYGRLSGNDLERLTHTEPPWQRADRDRRPRTSAKIQPEWLREYFASARDDDDDEEPAADAEAVAAWLAGAGERLAEPVRPDDLDELRARLGAP
- a CDS encoding DAK2 domain-containing protein, which encodes MALDRLDAAAVRRWLGAARRDLEAHRAEIDELNVYPVPDGDTGTNLALTMESVAAALAEAGDDLAAVCAAAARGALLGARGNSGVILSQLLRGAGEVLGATAGADGADLRKALRRAAETAYGAVATPVEGTILSVARAAADAAEAEPSGTLADVVTAAARGAGEALRRTPSQLAALARAGVVDAGGRGLCVVLDALVRVVGGAVAEEAPEPLVPRSRSALAVAREAGSDEYAYEVQYLLDAADVTALRERLGALGDSLVVVGGDGLWNVHVHVNDVGAAIEAGVEAGRPHRITVTRFADQTGQATPSAAGGRAVVAVVQGDGLAELYEAAGAVVVTGGPSACPSTGMLLDAVLATGAAEVVLLPNDGNVAAAALHAAAEARAQGRDVHVVPTRSPVQGLAALAVADAAKGFADDAIAMSAAASGTRWAEVTTAVRDAQTSAGACRAGDVLGLVDGDVAVIGADLAEVAYDVLSRLLGAGGELVTIVTGEGCPAGLGDALAERVAAAHPLVEAEVHTGGQPHYPLLLGVE